The DNA sequence GGTAGGTCCACGCCGTCGGTCGCGGCGGGCGAGAAGAACATATCTCGGTCGCTCAGTTGCCAGTTCCGTATCTGACCGTATGGTCTTCCTTTCGGGCAGAGGTCTCAGATAGATTCTTTTCCCCACCACGGATTTCGCCGATTTGGGGTTGTCGGAACCTTCGCTCCCCGAGTAAAGGTATGAACTGAAAGCTCGTCGAGTGTCCATGCTCGGGCGTAGGAATCAGCCACTGGAAACGGAATGGACAGGATGGCGTTCACGTCATCGGTTGGGTCTTCGTCGGTGGGATATCTCCTGAGAACCGAGGAAACAGAGCTCCCGCGCATCACGACATCTATGCCCAACTGCTCATAGACCCGCGATAAGTCCTCAACCTGTCCTACTTCGGCGTAAAATCCTTGTGAGATTTCTGCAACGTCTGCACGTCGAGAACTACCGGGGTAGCAGGGTTCATAAGCGATGTTGGAGACGCCTTGTCGCTGTAGATACCATGTCGCCACTGCCTTCAGGTCGGCGTGGAGGGGAGTCAGTACGACAGACCCGGCCACTGCTCGACGAGCACGCGCAAATTCGGATGTCGGAATCTCGTCAAATGGGAAGATTGCAGTTTCCAGTGAGAGATACTCTTTCTCTATCAGGCTTTTCAGTCGGCTATTTTCGTGTTTGCCGGGAGGTGGAATGTCCAGCGCAGCTTCGGCGCTCCGTCTCTCGATATGCATCTACTTCTGCGCTTGTCTCAACTTGTGCTCACTGAGATTCATCAGCATCTCAGCCTTGGGGCCTGCCCGCCAGATAGAACTCCCACAGGAATCTCTTGTTAGCCAGTCAAATGCTTCCGCCTCTCTAAGGACCCGTCGGACAGTATGTCGCTCGTCTTCTCTGAACGGTAGGTCTCCGATTTTAAATTTCCCAGTCCGGATAATCTGCTCTAGGACGGTGTTCCAAGCCTCGTCACGTAGCGTCATGAATTTCTCAGCCCTCTTTTCTACGGGCGCATATTTGAAGTAGACAGTTTAGTCCAGAGGTTATTTTCTGAATAAAACCATTGCAGTCTGCCTGTCTCTGGTCTTTTATGACTACATGGCCACGGCAGCTAACTGACGGGTTCCTCATCTATCAACACGAGTCGGGCGAGTTTTATCGATGTGAAAAGTGTGGGACTAAGGTTTCAGCACGAGAGATACGCGAAAAGCTTCACCTCCAACGGTGCAGTCACAAGAGTGACGCTCAGTAAGAATTGGCACTTGTTCTCTCTAAGAAATAGTCTAATCAAAGAAATTCTTATAATATTGTAGCTCTCAGAAGAGGTAGCATGATAGTGGAGTCGCTACCTGAGTTCTTCGTCGTGAATTTGGGGGTGTTCGGGCTAATTATTACCGGATTTCTTGTTGAGAAGCACTACGTGAGTCGCCCAGCGATGTTCGCTAATGGAATCGCCTTGAACGTCTACGTTTACGAGATTCCGATACCGCCAGAATGGCTGCTTCTATACGCTGATATCGGGATTCTCGTAAGTGGAGTTGCGATAGTATCGTATGTAATGGAGACGAATCTTCCCAAGGGGTATTACGAGATTGTTTGGTACACATACTCTTCACTCGCTGTAGGAGGCGTAATTCTATTTACACTCTTCTCCTGAGAAGCTGAATTCGTTAAAGCAAACTGTACGCTCTGTTCCACAATCGCCTCTTGGCAGCAGCCCACTTCATACAGCTGAACGACTTATCGCCACAGTACTCGTCTATTGAGCATGGACCCTCGGATTACGCTCATTACGCTTGGTGTGTCTGACCTTGCTGAATCTATTCGATTCTATCGAGATGGTCTTGGATTGCCGATGCAAGAACAGGAAGATGACAGCAACGTCGCATTCTTCCCTCTCGACGGAACATGGCTCTCACTCTATCCAAGAGAATTACTCGCCGAAGACGCGACCGTTACCACGGACGGCAGCGGCTTTTCTGGAGTCACTATCGCTCACAATGTATCGACGAAAGAAGAGGTAGATGCAGTTCTTGCTGAAGCAGAAGCTGCTGGTGGGCGCATCGTGAATCCAGCTCAGGAAGCCTTTTGGGGTGGCTATTCTGGTTATTTTGCTGACCCAGACGAACATCTTTGGGAGGTGGCGTGTCCACAACTTACCGACAACTAGCTACTATAGCCACCAGTAAAGCTGAAAGAGGGCTTATGGGGGAACATCCGAAGTCTGCGTTGGATAGTAAGAGAGGTCGTTAGTAGGAGGACGAGACGATAAGTTTGCACTGAGGAGAATCACGACCTCGGTCGTGGTAACGCTTCAAGCTCTTTGATTCGAGGTGGCTTCTCAACAGCGGTGTATTGTCGCTGCCATGCTTCCTGAGGAAACAGACCCTCGGCGTTGAGTCGCTCACGCGCGTCACTGGTCAGCTTGGCGAATTGAGTCGGAGAATCTGAAGGTGAAGGGACTGGCTCCAGTTCGCTAATCTGAACGATACCTGCGTCTTCAAGCGTACTCAGATGGCGACGAATCTCTTCTGCGTCGAAGTTTGAACACATATAATCGAGTTCTTCGACAGTCGGTGCTCCTGCCGGGTGGCCGACGACATCTGCAAGAATATCGGCGTGGTCCTTGTCGGAAGCTATAGCGATATCTATTACCATGCTTGTACTCGGTCGCTCGGTAGTAAATAGCCGGGTCTATTTTGTTGCCCGTTCCGGTTGGATAGAAATCCGTTCTATTGTGACGAGAGATTGTTGCGGACTTCCGCTTCATGTGCAGACCCCCCACTGCTACTTGCTGGGTTGTATTCTGCAGGCGGTAAGCTAACTCCTCAACCACTGTCAGTAGCGGTGTGCAAGATACACAGGATGCATCTTGCGTAGTTAGCCCGTGAGATTCAAACCACCCATGCCGGTAGGCGTCCAATTAAAATCTAATCCAACCTGAGCCGCCGCACTGTGAACAGAGACTGACCCCGTGAGCGCCGCTACCATTACAAGGGCGGCACCTCTCCAGTTGCTCCCCCTGTCGGAGTTGAAACTTGTGACGCCCTCTACCGCGGCACGCTGGGCACTCACCGATTCCCTCAACCCCAGTTCCCCTGCAATAGCCGCAATCAACTACCTCCGCATTTGGCGGTCTCCGTGACATTAAGAGTGAATTTCAATTAAAATGTAATAAGTCTACTCCCGCGATATAGGACTCGAAGATTATCAAATCAGAACACTCCAAATGGAGGTATCGGGTTTGCTAAATTCGCACGCTGTTCTGAGCGATTCAATTATCTCAGACCGGGCGCTGTATCAGTGAGCGATTCGCGCTCTCTATTCAGCACGGTCTCAGCAAACTATCATCAGCAGAGGGTTTCCGTAGAGATGCTCTGATACGTATAAAGTTTAAATTCTCCTGTGCGCACTCGGTTTACAATGGAAACTGGTGCGAACGACAACTCCAGTAATGGAG is a window from the Halogeometricum sp. S3BR5-2 genome containing:
- a CDS encoding VOC family protein, which translates into the protein MDPRITLITLGVSDLAESIRFYRDGLGLPMQEQEDDSNVAFFPLDGTWLSLYPRELLAEDATVTTDGSGFSGVTIAHNVSTKEEVDAVLAEAEAAGGRIVNPAQEAFWGGYSGYFADPDEHLWEVACPQLTDN
- a CDS encoding ArsR family transcriptional regulator, whose product is MVIDIAIASDKDHADILADVVGHPAGAPTVEELDYMCSNFDAEEIRRHLSTLEDAGIVQISELEPVPSPSDSPTQFAKLTSDARERLNAEGLFPQEAWQRQYTAVEKPPRIKELEALPRPRS